ATGGGTCGCGTCGAATACCACCGGGAAACCCGACTCCCGCATGATCACCAGCGAGCGCATGTCCGACACCAGGTTGTTGTAGCCGAAGGAAACGCCGCGCTCGGTCAGCAGCACGTTGGTGTTGCCCACCGCCACGATCTTCGCCACCACGTTGCGGATGTCCCAGGGTGCCAGGAACTGCCCCTTCTTCACGTTCACGACCTTGGCGGCGCGCGCCACGCCGACGACGAAGTCCGTCTGCCGGCACAGGAAGGCGGGGATCTGAACGATGTCCGCCACCTCGCATACCGGGCCGATCTGGTCGGGCTCGTGCACGTCCGTGAGCACGGGGACGCCGATCTCGCGGCGCACGTCCTGCAGGATGCGCAGGCCCTCGTCGAGGCCCGGGCCGCGAAAGGACTCCAGCGACGTGCGGTTGGCCTTGTCGTAGGACGACTTGTAGACGAAGGGGATGTCGAGGCGCCGGGTAAGATCGCTCAGGAACGTGGCGTGCCGCAACGCCGAGTCACGGTTCTCGATGACGCACGAGCCCGCGATCAGCGAAAGCGGCCGACCTCCTCCGACGCGGATGTCCCCGATATGGACCTCGCTGGTGCTCATGATCTCGTGGCGTCCGCGACGATGCGCATGCGCGGGACTTCCTTCACCGAACCGCGGTGCTGCACGGCGGCGCGGATGAAGCCCTTGAACAGCGGATGGCACTCGGTCGGGCGGGACTTGAACTCGGGATGGAACTGGCAGCCGACGAACCAGGGGTGGTCCGCCAACTCCACCACCTCCACCAGCTTGCCGTCGGGCGACAGTCCGCTGATGCGCAGTCCCTTCTCCGCCATCGTCTCCCGGTACCCGTTGTTGAACTCGTAGCGGTGCCGGTGGCGCTCGGAGATCTTCTTCTTCCGGTACATCCTGGCCGAGAGCGAGTCGGACGCGAGCACGCACGGGTACGCCCCGAGGCGCATGGTGCCGCCCATCTGGTCGACCTCCTTCTGTTCGTCCATCAGGTCAATCACCGGGTGTTTCGTCTTGGCGTCCATCTCCACCGAGTTGGCGCCCTTGAGGGAACAGACGTGGCGCGCGAACTCGGCCACGGCGATCTGCATCCCCAGGCAGATACCGAAGAACGGCACCTTGTTCTCGCGCGCGTAGCGCACCGCGCGGACCTTGCCCTCGGTGCCGCGGTCGCCGAACCCGCCGGGAATCAGGACGCCGTTGACGCCGTCCAGGAGCTTGTGGACGTCGCGCTTCTCCATCTTCTCCGCCTCGATGCACTCCAGCTCGACGTGCACACCGTTGGCGATGCCGCCGTGCACCAGGGCCTCCATCAGGCTCTTGTACGACTCCTTGAGCTGCATGTACTTGCCCACCACGGCGATGCGCACCGATTCCCTGGAGCTCTTGAGGATGTGCACCGTGTTCTGCCACTTGCGCAGGTTGGGCGTGCCGGTCCACATCCGCAGCCGTTCCACGATGCGGTCGTCCAGGCCCTCCTGGTGCAGCACCAACGGCACTTCGTAGATCCACTCCACGTCCTTGGCGGTGATCACCGAGTCCTCGTCCACGTTGCAGAAGCTGGCGATCTTGGCCTTGAGGGAGCGACTCAGGAGGCGGTCCGTGCGGCACAGGAGGAAGTCCGGCTGGATGCCGAGACCGGTAAGCTCCTTGACGCTGTGCTGCGTGGGCTTGGTCTTCAACTCGCCGCCGGCGGCGATGTACGGGACGTAGGTGAGGTGGACGTAGATGACGTTGTGGCGCCCGCGGTCGCGGCCGAACTGGCGGATGGCCTCCAGGAACGGCAGCCCCTCGATGTCGCCCACGGTGCCGCCCACCTCGCAGATGGCGATGTCGTAGTTCTCCGCCGCGGCCTCGATGCGCCGCTTGATCTCGTCGGTGATGTGGGGAATCACCTGGACCGTGCCGCCAAGATAGTCTCCGCGCCGCTCCTTGCTGATGACGGTGTCGTATACCTGGCCGGTGGTGAAGTTGTTCGCCCGTCCGGTGGTCGACGAGACGTAGCGCTCGTAGTGTCCCAGATCGAGGTCCGTTTCGGCGCCGTCGTCGGTCACGAAAACCTCGCCGTGCTGGTACGGGCTCATGGTCCCCGGATCGACGTTGATGTACGGATCCATCTTCAGAAGCGTCACCT
The sequence above is drawn from the Deltaproteobacteria bacterium genome and encodes:
- the kdsA gene encoding 3-deoxy-8-phosphooctulonate synthase, with the translated sequence MSTSEVHIGDIRVGGGRPLSLIAGSCVIENRDSALRHATFLSDLTRRLDIPFVYKSSYDKANRTSLESFRGPGLDEGLRILQDVRREIGVPVLTDVHEPDQIGPVCEVADIVQIPAFLCRQTDFVVGVARAAKVVNVKKGQFLAPWDIRNVVAKIVAVGNTNVLLTERGVSFGYNNLVSDMRSLVIMRESGFPVVFDATHSLQLPGGLGQASGGDRQFIAPLARAGAAVGVDALFMEVHEDPDRALSDGPTSFPLAGLEALLGAVKDIDSRVKAQGSG
- a CDS encoding CTP synthase, with product MPQKFIFVTGGVMSSLGKGLAAASIGALLESRGLKVTLLKMDPYINVDPGTMSPYQHGEVFVTDDGAETDLDLGHYERYVSSTTGRANNFTTGQVYDTVISKERRGDYLGGTVQVIPHITDEIKRRIEAAAENYDIAICEVGGTVGDIEGLPFLEAIRQFGRDRGRHNVIYVHLTYVPYIAAGGELKTKPTQHSVKELTGLGIQPDFLLCRTDRLLSRSLKAKIASFCNVDEDSVITAKDVEWIYEVPLVLHQEGLDDRIVERLRMWTGTPNLRKWQNTVHILKSSRESVRIAVVGKYMQLKESYKSLMEALVHGGIANGVHVELECIEAEKMEKRDVHKLLDGVNGVLIPGGFGDRGTEGKVRAVRYARENKVPFFGICLGMQIAVAEFARHVCSLKGANSVEMDAKTKHPVIDLMDEQKEVDQMGGTMRLGAYPCVLASDSLSARMYRKKKISERHRHRYEFNNGYRETMAEKGLRISGLSPDGKLVEVVELADHPWFVGCQFHPEFKSRPTECHPLFKGFIRAAVQHRGSVKEVPRMRIVADATRS